In the genome of Lathyrus oleraceus cultivar Zhongwan6 chromosome 4, CAAS_Psat_ZW6_1.0, whole genome shotgun sequence, the window ATATCTCCCCTTACCCATTAAATAAATCATGACAAACTTTGATGTCTTAATAATCCTTATTGACCGGGGAGAGTTTGTGAAATATTTTGTACATTGAACTTTTCGAGAAACTAGAGTTAAAAATGAGAATCGATTTACTTATGCACGCTCTACTTTGCAAGCTTTCAATGGCACAGTTACCCCCCATCCCCGAGGTTTCATAGAGGTTATGGTCATCTTTAAGAAAGGAAGAGACACTCAGACAATATATTCACATTTCTTAGTGGTTCCATGAAAAAGTGTGTAAAATTGCATTTTAGGGAGATCTTTTGTTGTGACTCTAGGAATCTCGGCTTCCCTTATTCACCTAAAAGATGAAATATCATAATATCCATGATGAATATGTCATGATACATGTAGACCTATCAAGAGTCCTCTACATACATAAACCTCTACAGTGTAGCCAAGATACAACAATGATCAATAATAAGAAGAATGACCAACTCGAAGTCAATGTCGTTGACCTTAGATGATAATTGGATACAATCACAATTAATCACCACACATATAGTCGAACTACGAAATTAGGTACAATGTGATACCACATAATCTTGTAACTTTGGGAAAACAACATCAGACCGATCATCACAAGAAGGAGCAAGGAATAACGTGAAAGAAGAAGATTATGCCTTGGCTTTCGTGCATAATGAAGGGTTAGCGATTGGTAGCGGTAGGAAATAACGTGAATATCTGACCCCCAATAGTAGACCCATATTGTGAGACTCTACTGCGAAGAAAGCCACCACTAAGGGAGTATCACCTAGATGAATAAAGTGACAACTAAGTTTATTTTATTACGTATTTTTACTATTTATGTAAAATCATGAAATGTAATTCTTTCGCTTTCAAGCAAATAAATGAGTTCTTCACCAAAAATATTTGCTTTATCATCATATGAAAGACATGTTCGTTCTTGACTTGTGCAAAGTCTAAATTAAGTATGACAAAAGGGTGATGTCATAGACACCATGGATGCATGAATAAAGCAATCAAAAGGAGGGCATCTTTTAATCATTATAAATATTCTTACAAAGAAGGTCCTAGAGAAGCATCATTAAAAAAACTGGAAAAACAAGGTAGATATAAACAAGGTAGATATGGTACACAATTTATGAGGTCGACTTCTCAACAATAATGACCATTATCACGCCCATTATTTCTTGCTCATAATGAATCTGCTCCCTCGAGATACTAGCTCTAGGATGGAAGAACTCCACTTGCTTCATGGTATTCTCTGAAGCCACATACATGATAAAATAACTAAACTTCAGGGCTTTCGTATACTCTTTGGTCAAAAGAACATTTTTAGATTGCATTTCATGCAACTCGTCCTGAGATGCTTTCAAACCACTTTGGGTTTCACTCAAGGATTTTACCATTTCAATTGCCATCTTATGAGAAGAATCTAAGGCCCCATTTACATAGGCTAAATCAGTCTTTATGTCAAACAACACATTATAGACCGACATCAATATTGTGACCCTATTTGTTATTCCTAGAGTCAAAGTCTTAAACTTACCAATAAACAAATAGAGGTACTAAAATGCTTACACCTTGTCACCTAGTTCCCATAGAGATGAGATGATCTAGAAATTTCATGAAGAAGTATGTTCCTTTCAATAAAAATCTCACCAAGACGCTCTTCAAGCCTTTCTTTTTTCCTTTCGAAGGCACCCATGCGCCAAAACCTTGCCTTTCCTTATGTCTATAAAACCCAATACAACAACAACCTTGCACATTTTGTAAGACATTTATGTCATTTCTTTTTGGCAGACTGGTTCGACCTTACTTGAAAAATATGCATAGTTTTATTAAAAAACATAGGACTGAAGTTCTTTAGACGTTTGAGGACCGGGACATGAAAGAACAATAGATACAAGCTTGCTAATAAGCCTGTTTCTTTCAATAAAATGCACACCAAGATGTTCTTTgaacctttcttctatcctttcGAAGGCACCTAGGCGCCAAGACCATTCCCTTTCATACGGCTCCAAAAGCCAATAAGCAGCAGCCTTGTGCATCTGGTAAGACATTTATGTCATTTCTGCTTGGCAGAATGCTTCGGCCTTACTCATAAAATATGCATAGTTTTATTCATAAACATAGTACTGAAGCTCTATAGATTTCCTAGATCGGGAAGGGAAAGAACGACAGAGACAGACTTGTTGGGGGCACTAATAAACTTTCCTTACAACCCAACCATCTTGAATTTTGTCCTCTATTTCGAGTTCTCTTAAAAATGAGATCACTAGGAGAAGGGTCACTGTCAACTCCCATCTTTATTGAAATTTTACTAGCTACCCTCAACGGTGACCTAAACACATTCTCATCCTCTTAATGACTAGATGACATTTGTATTAGTGTTTGATCATATATGGATCAAAAGGAACCTATACATCAGGTCATTCGGACCGTGGAAAAATTGAAGAGGTCAAATTGGCAAGAGCACTTTCAAGAGAAACCTCTCTCGAAATTAATGCCACCGCGGCATCGAATGGTAAATGTGTATTTCTCGACATTCATATCATTCAGAACATCATTTTAAGGCAGTCCGTCTTATCTTTAAGATAGGGCAAAAGGAAATTAATAAGAGCAATGTATATATAATGATTAAAGGAGGAAGAAAATGTCTTACTCTTATTAAAGAAAAGATGTTACACCTCTCATCTCTAGTAGATGCTTCCAACGACAAAcaatttttaaaactaaaattGTGACCAAACACCGTCCAAAATATTCAAATTATGATAATTATAATTTGAATCAAATTAAGTAAATTATTgtgatataatccaagttgtgtAGCCAAAGCCCAAAGTTAATTAGGATTTATAATTTGTTACTTAATATACAAGTTAATCGTATATAAATAGACATATTTTGTAATTCAGTCTGTATAATCATAATTCAATAATATCAATCCTTATTTTCAATCTCTTTCATTCTTTCTCTCATCATAAAAGTGTCTCACTATCATAAACTCTGCCTGAAAAAGATCGAATATTTCAAAGAAAATGTGAATTAGACAACCTTAATTATAAGAGCCCCGCTCTTTAGGCTAATAGACCCATCCCAATTGGAAAAGAAGAAGATAAAAAGTGAGTTGTGAGGAGCTATACATGTCGTCCAAGAAGAGAAACATTAAAAGAAAAACCTAATGAGCACGCAAACAAGGTAAGAAAGTCAAAAGAGTCATACTTACAAACTACAATAAATTAATCTCCCAAACCATACTTAACTAAAATCATTATTTTTCCATTGATCCCAAACCCCACCAAACCATAGAGTCTGTCGTTTTCTTGAATTTCCTAATCCTATTACCCGCATGCAATATCATCATCCATGTCGACTCTTTATAAAAACCCTCACCCTTAACCTTTCTTCTAATAATCCAACAACAAtctctctctctccttctctCTCTCTAAAACATCTCCAAACCAAGCAAACATTCAATCAATATCTTTGTTTTGAGAGTGGCTATAGTAATCAATGGATGTAAAAGGAAGAGGaaacaacaacaagaacaacaacaacaacgttaTGAGTAGTGAAGATGATGAGATGGACCTTAGAAGAGGTCCATGGACAGTAGATGAGGACCTAACCCTCATGAATTACATTGCTACTCATGGTGAAGGTCGTTGGAATACCCTAGCAAACTCTGCTGGTAACTCATGATTTATCTTCCTTATTGCTTTTTCTAAATATGATGATAGTGAAATGTGATATATGACATTTGTAGATGTAGTTCTCTCTAGCTAGGTTTAGATAACATATATATCTTGACATTTATGAATATTGGTTGGTTATAATTGCTTGCTACGCCCACTTGTGAAAAAAGAAAATGGATTGATACACCTCCACCAAAAAACATGTCATTAATGTTTTTTCAGAAATAGAAAGTACTATAATATAAAATTGGGTGCTCTTTCtttgtgatatatatatatttatatattgAAAGCTCTTTTAATATGAGTAATTTATTAACTATCTTTCTTTTGTTACATTAGGTCTTAAACGAACGGGCAAGAGTTGTCGATTAAGGTGGCTTAATTATCTTCGTCCCGATGTTAGACGAGGAAATATCACACTTGAAGAACAACTTTTGATTCTCGAGCTTCATACTCATTGGGGTAATCGGTAAGTAATAATTTAGATGAGATAAGATTTAAAAATGTGTTAATGAGTACAAGAAATTTTTCATCTTATACGTCAGTTTTGTGAAAATGAATTAGGACAAATCAGAACTTAAAAATATATGTTTTTTCTCATTAAAATCGTGTATTATTtaatcaattttatatttttttccATTAATTTTATTGATTATGTTTATCAGATGGTCGAAAATAGCCCAATATTTACCGGGAAGAACGGACAACGAAATAAAGAACTATTGGAGAACTCGCGTGCAAAAACTTGCCAAACAACTTAAATGCGACGTGAATAGCAAGAAATTCAAGGACGCCATGCGTTACCTTTGGATGCCAAGACTAGTTGAGCGCATTCAGGCCGCATCGGCCGCCACTTCCACCACCACCAAGACGGCGGCCGACAACATTACATCCAACAATAGTAATGACATAAAAGTTACAATGCAATCATCTCCAACAATTACTATCAACAATGAATTTGTAAGTTCACAACCACATATAACACAAAGTTACACCCTAGAGAACAGTAACACAACCACATCATCAGATTCATTTGAGAATTATAAGGTCTCAACAATATCAAATTTGGgtgataataataataataataataattactATTATTATTACACAAATGTTGATAACAAGAATAACCCTAATTTAAATTCAGATTATTCTCAACCTTCTCATCAACTTAGCTTCTCCGATTGCATCAAAAGCCCGTCTGAATTATTCTCTCAAGAATTAACAGATTTCCAATTCATGGAGCCAAACACACCATGGATACAAAATGAGGACTCATCAGACATTTTTTGGAATCATGAAACCATGTTGTTTTTAGAGCAACAACTCATGAATGATACCATGTAAAAACAAATAATTCATATGAGTAGGAGAAGAATATTTTataatgaaaaaaaatat includes:
- the LOC127135144 gene encoding MYB-like transcription factor EOBI; the encoded protein is MDVKGRGNNNKNNNNNVMSSEDDEMDLRRGPWTVDEDLTLMNYIATHGEGRWNTLANSAGLKRTGKSCRLRWLNYLRPDVRRGNITLEEQLLILELHTHWGNRWSKIAQYLPGRTDNEIKNYWRTRVQKLAKQLKCDVNSKKFKDAMRYLWMPRLVERIQAASAATSTTTKTAADNITSNNSNDIKVTMQSSPTITINNEFVSSQPHITQSYTLENSNTTTSSDSFENYKVSTISNLGDNNNNNNNYYYYYTNVDNKNNPNLNSDYSQPSHQLSFSDCIKSPSELFSQELTDFQFMEPNTPWIQNEDSSDIFWNHETMLFLEQQLMNDTM